The following are encoded together in the bacterium genome:
- a CDS encoding flavin reductase family protein, with protein sequence MALSDELVNRLTWKIPNALALIGSRAGEERNGMTASWISQLSMEPVLIGVAVENTAVTHRLITDGGSFTVNLWDAEQTRVFVKFSKPAAYADGTLNGRPVTEAATGAPVFAEAIAWLDCEVRHSLDLGTHTLFIGELVDGGINDDEPRAAAMSDTRMKYGGVKRH encoded by the coding sequence ATGGCTCTCAGTGACGAACTCGTGAACAGGCTGACCTGGAAGATCCCGAATGCGCTGGCGCTGATCGGGTCCCGGGCCGGCGAGGAACGCAACGGCATGACGGCGAGCTGGATCAGCCAGCTGTCCATGGAGCCGGTGCTGATCGGCGTGGCGGTCGAGAACACCGCCGTGACGCACCGCCTCATCACAGACGGCGGGTCGTTCACCGTGAACCTCTGGGACGCCGAGCAGACCCGGGTGTTCGTGAAGTTCTCCAAGCCCGCCGCCTACGCCGACGGCACGCTCAACGGGCGGCCGGTGACCGAGGCCGCCACCGGGGCCCCGGTGTTCGCCGAGGCGATCGCCTGGCTGGACTGCGAGGTGCGCCACTCGCTGGACCTGGGCACCCACACGCTGTTCATCGGTGAACTGGTCGACGGCGGCATCAACGACGACGAGCCCCGGGCGGCCGCCATGAGCGACACCCGCATGAAGTACGGCGGCGTCAAGCGCCACTAG
- a CDS encoding DUF429 domain-containing protein, which yields MPSETMATSLVAGVDGGRGGWVMAVTAVADGSTVEFSAWPVLGELWAEARARDLLVVGFDMPVGLPGAERRTADIAARELLEARRSSLFWTPPLCTRDATDHAEANLRSRRQTGRGLSAQTFALMPKIRELRTTLAPEDFTPEARPRAAEVHPESSFVRLAGAPMASSKHKLAGLQARAAVLAGAFGNIAEASLGTPLPGPSEPGLDDLLDAAAAAWTARRIVAGEAECLGAGEHDETGYPMHIWV from the coding sequence GTGCCATCGGAGACCATGGCAACGAGTCTCGTGGCGGGCGTCGACGGGGGGCGGGGCGGCTGGGTGATGGCGGTGACGGCGGTCGCCGACGGATCGACTGTGGAGTTCTCCGCGTGGCCCGTGCTCGGGGAGTTGTGGGCCGAGGCCAGGGCCCGCGATCTGCTGGTCGTGGGGTTCGACATGCCGGTCGGGCTGCCGGGCGCCGAGCGGCGCACGGCCGACATCGCGGCCCGCGAGCTGCTGGAGGCACGGCGCTCGTCGCTGTTCTGGACGCCGCCGCTGTGCACACGCGACGCTACCGACCACGCCGAGGCCAACCTGCGCTCACGCCGGCAGACCGGCCGGGGCCTCTCCGCCCAGACCTTCGCCCTGATGCCCAAGATCCGCGAACTGCGGACGACGTTGGCGCCGGAGGACTTCACTCCTGAGGCGCGGCCCCGGGCCGCGGAGGTGCACCCCGAGAGCAGCTTCGTGCGTCTGGCCGGGGCACCGATGGCTTCCTCCAAGCACAAGCTCGCCGGCCTCCAGGCGAGGGCAGCGGTGCTGGCGGGCGCGTTCGGAAACATCGCCGAGGCGTCCCTGGGTACACCTCTGCCCGGGCCTTCCGAGCCAGGCCTCGACGACCTCCTCGACGCCGCCGCAGCAGCCTGGACCGCCCGCCGCATCGTCGCGGGCGAGGCCGAATGTCTGGGCGCCGGCGAGCACGACGAGACCGGCTACCCGATGCACATCTGGGTCTAG
- a CDS encoding ATP-dependent DNA helicase UvrD2, with protein MTFPGPEALGRGLVVAAGTDLGAELAVARGWERVRVDGSLLADGPGGGGRLADTTERLHRAWAGRQRVLVELYLPTEQLAQLRQPEVVERAVYLLGAEFTLLRERLQFLLWRNNYDARNGEPVWWWARKAAGLGARPSGRADVVLGDGSEAWVDGGPRQPLDLLGEPGRPDRVAVHAESVELGRLARQPPPRGTTGDGTLLAPDQRAAVEHPRGPVRVVAPAGSGKTRTLNARLLHLVDDRGVEPSLVTAVAYNNRAAAEMRERLQRPDLQIRTIHSLGWRIVRDSRPDVTLLGEREVRGRLQRILPHTRRAGKDVLGPYVEALADVRIALRHPERVEAERNDVPGFAGIFENYRAGLAERDECDFDEQVYEAIRLLLADPELRARWQKRCRHLLVDEFQDLTPAYLLLLRLLASPGLNVFGVGDDDQTIYGYAGADPRFLLEYERLFPGAGSAALEVSYRCPPEVVTAVGHLLLNNRHRLPKTVRAVPTEHADPVATDAASAFRVMRIPDEALAAAAAGIVTGWRDEGVPDGGIVVLGRVNSMLLPALAALDEAGVGTRCLLETSLLHRSLVRAALAWMRLALRPDSMDSRDLTEAARRPGRKINQVSRELLEGAWDLSLERLATLGARLNERQRESWNGFVADVEAGARLVAGGCDSRRLVEFLMQQVGLGRAAGSLDSGRTRPDRATHADDLLALRRVAAVYSSPAGFHGQLTGLLRGTSEVGDGVLLTSIHRVKGLEWDRVLLFAADETLMPHQLAVDIEEERRVLHVAVTRASNQVVVLADESRPSRFLDELEGRPPQRRPERKGSVPNARTSKRPAAARPAAPTDEAPYDEALFESLRQWRLEEARRQDVRAFHVFSNRVLRNITRAAPATTADLAGVSGVGPSKLAAYGDAVLDVVSHHDGS; from the coding sequence ATGACCTTTCCGGGACCCGAGGCACTGGGGCGGGGGCTGGTGGTGGCCGCCGGCACGGATCTCGGGGCCGAACTGGCTGTCGCCCGGGGCTGGGAGCGGGTGCGGGTCGACGGGTCGCTCCTGGCCGACGGGCCGGGCGGCGGCGGGCGGCTGGCCGACACCACCGAGCGACTGCACAGGGCCTGGGCCGGGCGGCAGCGGGTGCTGGTGGAGCTGTATCTCCCGACGGAGCAGCTCGCGCAGCTGCGGCAACCGGAGGTCGTCGAGCGCGCCGTGTACCTGCTCGGCGCCGAGTTCACGCTGCTGCGCGAGCGGCTGCAATTCCTGCTGTGGCGCAACAACTACGACGCCCGTAACGGCGAGCCGGTGTGGTGGTGGGCCCGCAAGGCCGCCGGCCTGGGTGCTCGGCCGAGCGGGCGGGCCGACGTGGTGCTGGGCGACGGCAGCGAGGCGTGGGTTGACGGCGGGCCTCGCCAACCGCTGGACCTTCTGGGCGAGCCCGGCCGACCAGACCGGGTGGCGGTGCACGCCGAGTCGGTGGAGTTGGGCCGTCTGGCGCGCCAGCCCCCGCCGCGCGGCACCACCGGCGACGGCACGTTGCTGGCTCCCGACCAGCGGGCCGCGGTGGAGCACCCGCGGGGACCGGTGCGCGTGGTGGCGCCGGCGGGCTCGGGCAAGACCCGCACGCTGAACGCCCGGCTGCTGCACCTCGTGGACGACCGGGGGGTCGAGCCGTCGCTGGTCACCGCCGTGGCCTACAACAACCGGGCAGCGGCGGAGATGCGGGAGCGGCTGCAGCGCCCGGACCTGCAGATCCGCACGATCCACTCGCTGGGCTGGCGGATAGTTCGGGATTCGCGGCCCGACGTGACGCTGCTGGGCGAGCGGGAGGTGCGGGGGCGCCTGCAGCGAATCCTGCCGCACACCCGGCGAGCCGGTAAGGACGTCCTCGGCCCGTACGTCGAGGCGCTGGCCGACGTGCGCATCGCACTGCGACACCCCGAGCGGGTGGAGGCCGAACGAAACGACGTGCCGGGCTTCGCCGGCATCTTCGAGAACTACCGGGCCGGGCTGGCCGAGCGGGACGAGTGCGACTTCGACGAGCAGGTCTACGAGGCCATCCGGCTGCTGCTGGCCGACCCCGAGTTGCGGGCCCGCTGGCAGAAGCGCTGCCGGCACCTCCTAGTGGACGAGTTCCAGGACCTGACGCCCGCCTACCTGCTGCTGCTGCGACTGCTGGCCTCGCCCGGGTTGAACGTGTTCGGCGTGGGCGACGACGACCAGACCATCTACGGCTACGCCGGCGCTGACCCGCGGTTCCTACTGGAGTACGAGCGGCTGTTCCCGGGCGCGGGCAGCGCGGCCCTGGAGGTCTCCTACCGCTGCCCACCCGAGGTCGTGACCGCCGTCGGGCACCTGCTGCTGAACAACCGGCATCGCTTGCCCAAGACGGTGCGCGCCGTCCCGACAGAGCACGCCGACCCGGTCGCCACCGATGCCGCCAGTGCCTTCAGGGTCATGCGGATCCCCGACGAGGCGCTGGCGGCGGCGGCCGCCGGGATCGTGACCGGCTGGCGGGACGAGGGTGTGCCGGATGGGGGCATCGTCGTGCTGGGGCGGGTCAACTCGATGCTGCTGCCGGCGCTGGCGGCGCTCGACGAGGCCGGCGTGGGCACACGTTGCCTGCTCGAGACCTCCTTGCTGCACCGCAGCCTGGTACGGGCCGCGCTGGCGTGGATGCGCCTGGCGCTGCGGCCCGACTCGATGGATTCCCGCGACCTCACCGAGGCGGCTCGGCGGCCCGGCCGGAAGATCAACCAGGTGTCGCGGGAACTCCTGGAAGGAGCCTGGGACCTGTCCCTGGAGCGGCTCGCCACGCTCGGCGCCCGCCTGAACGAGCGGCAGCGGGAGTCCTGGAACGGTTTCGTGGCCGACGTCGAGGCCGGGGCCCGCCTCGTCGCCGGCGGCTGCGACTCGCGCCGGCTCGTGGAATTCCTCATGCAGCAAGTCGGGCTGGGGCGGGCCGCCGGCTCGCTGGACTCGGGACGCACCCGGCCCGACCGGGCGACGCACGCCGACGATCTGCTGGCGCTGCGCCGGGTCGCCGCCGTCTACAGCAGCCCCGCGGGGTTCCACGGGCAACTCACGGGACTGTTGCGGGGCACCTCAGAGGTGGGCGACGGCGTCCTCCTCACCAGCATCCATCGGGTCAAGGGCCTGGAATGGGACCGGGTGCTCTTGTTCGCCGCCGACGAGACGCTGATGCCGCACCAGTTGGCCGTCGACATCGAGGAGGAGCGCCGGGTGCTGCACGTGGCGGTCACCCGCGCCAGCAACCAGGTCGTGGTGCTGGCCGACGAGAGCCGGCCGTCCCGCTTCCTGGACGAGTTGGAGGGCCGCCCGCCGCAGCGGCGGCCCGAGCGCAAGGGATCCGTCCCGAACGCCCGGACGTCGAAACGCCCGGCAGCCGCCAGGCCAGCAGCGCCCACCGACGAAGCGCCTTACGACGAGGCGCTGTTCGAGTCGCTTCGCCAGTGGCGCCTGGAGGAAGCCCGCCGGCAGGACGTGCGAGCGTTCCACGTCTTCAGCAACCGCGTGCTCCGGAACATCACCCGCGCCGCCCCCGCAACGACGGCCGACCTGGCTGGCGTGTCCGGGGTCGGCCCATCCAAGCTGGCCGCTTACGGCGACGCGGTCCTGGACGTCGTCAGCCACCACGACGGTTCCTGA
- a CDS encoding ATP-binding protein: protein MPARPDAPRLFDPVSAVGAETPDVPEAAPPEAGSATTRGNSSPATAGDSPRPERPDSSAGRETDSGADAGHYEADSIQTLEGLEAVRKRPGMYIGGTGSDGLMHLVWELIDNGVDEAAAGHARRIDVTFGGDGSVTVRDDGRGIPVGNPPGRDVSAVEVVFSELHAGGKFGSGTNGSAYGASGGLHGVGASVVNALSERMRVEVGRDGHIWRLDFSERLAGRRDGDGFTPRHDLQRLKPTRRTFTQVRFWPDWELFDTEASFDYAATCERVRLMCHLVPGLRVTVDDRRRGAAGEPFDFRSEKGLGGLVAELAGEAGDAVTRIIEVSGSGSFEEKVPVDGSLTTVERECSVSAALQWTDGYRSNVASFVNTIPTPAGGTHLAGFERALTRAVNDVLLDGSKKLARSGERAGREEAQEGLVAALQVVVPEPQFRGQTKQELGTPPVQSIVYEAVKSALTEWFTSEGPRSNVTALRAKISDAVEAKAASRQMQADRRKASALGSTGLPDKLADCRVHGPGSELVIVEGESAAGPAKAGRNAHNVAILPLRGKLVNAAKASLRQVLENAEAQALFRSVGAGVGTDFDSAAARYGRIVILCDADVDGSHIRCLLLTLIHAYMRPLLTEGRVYAAQPPLYTTRVGKETHRAFSDAERDAIGARLAKGRRGGLESIRWQRFKGLGEMNTDELAHCALDPATRTLRRITVADAAEARKLLEVLMGSDVAQRRDYIGRHSSLVDPATLDI, encoded by the coding sequence GCGCGACCCGACGCCCCGCGGCTGTTCGATCCTGTGAGCGCCGTGGGCGCCGAGACCCCCGACGTGCCGGAGGCCGCCCCGCCCGAGGCCGGCAGCGCGACGACCCGCGGCAACAGCTCGCCGGCCACCGCCGGCGACTCGCCGCGCCCCGAGCGGCCTGATTCGAGCGCCGGCCGGGAGACCGACTCGGGGGCCGACGCCGGGCACTACGAGGCCGACTCCATCCAGACCCTGGAGGGCCTGGAGGCGGTCCGCAAGCGGCCCGGCATGTACATCGGGGGCACCGGCAGCGACGGGCTCATGCACCTGGTGTGGGAGCTGATCGACAACGGCGTCGACGAGGCGGCCGCCGGCCACGCCCGCCGCATCGACGTGACCTTCGGCGGTGACGGCTCGGTCACCGTGCGGGACGACGGCCGCGGCATCCCGGTGGGCAATCCCCCCGGCCGGGACGTCTCGGCCGTGGAGGTGGTGTTCTCGGAGCTGCACGCGGGCGGCAAGTTCGGCAGCGGCACCAACGGATCCGCCTACGGCGCCAGCGGCGGGCTGCACGGGGTGGGGGCCTCGGTGGTCAACGCCCTGTCGGAGCGCATGCGCGTCGAGGTGGGGCGGGACGGCCACATCTGGCGGTTGGACTTCAGCGAGCGGCTCGCCGGCCGGCGCGACGGCGACGGCTTCACGCCCCGCCACGACCTGCAGCGGCTGAAGCCCACGCGCCGCACGTTCACCCAGGTGCGCTTCTGGCCCGACTGGGAACTCTTCGACACCGAGGCCTCCTTCGACTACGCCGCCACCTGCGAGCGGGTGCGGCTCATGTGCCATCTGGTGCCGGGCCTGCGGGTGACGGTCGACGACCGCCGCCGGGGCGCCGCCGGCGAGCCCTTCGATTTCCGCTCCGAGAAGGGTCTGGGAGGGCTGGTGGCCGAACTGGCCGGCGAGGCCGGTGACGCGGTCACCCGCATCATCGAAGTCTCCGGCTCGGGCAGCTTCGAGGAGAAGGTGCCGGTGGACGGCAGCCTCACGACCGTCGAGCGGGAGTGCTCGGTGTCGGCCGCGCTGCAGTGGACCGACGGCTACCGCAGCAACGTGGCCAGCTTCGTGAACACCATCCCCACGCCCGCCGGCGGCACGCACCTGGCCGGCTTCGAGCGGGCGCTCACCCGGGCGGTGAACGACGTGCTGCTGGACGGCTCCAAGAAGCTGGCTCGCTCCGGGGAACGCGCCGGTCGCGAGGAGGCGCAGGAGGGGCTGGTGGCCGCCCTGCAGGTGGTGGTGCCCGAGCCGCAGTTCCGGGGCCAGACCAAGCAGGAACTGGGCACGCCGCCGGTGCAGTCCATCGTCTACGAGGCCGTCAAGTCGGCGCTGACGGAGTGGTTCACCAGCGAGGGGCCGCGCAGCAACGTCACCGCCCTGCGGGCCAAGATCAGCGACGCCGTGGAGGCCAAGGCAGCCTCCCGGCAGATGCAGGCCGACCGCCGCAAGGCCTCGGCGCTGGGCTCGACGGGTCTGCCCGACAAGCTGGCCGACTGCCGGGTGCACGGGCCCGGCAGCGAGTTGGTCATCGTGGAGGGCGAGTCGGCGGCCGGGCCGGCCAAGGCGGGGCGCAACGCCCACAACGTCGCCATCCTGCCGCTGCGGGGCAAGCTCGTGAACGCCGCCAAGGCCTCGCTGCGCCAGGTGCTGGAGAACGCCGAGGCGCAGGCCCTGTTCCGCTCGGTCGGCGCGGGGGTGGGCACCGACTTCGACTCGGCGGCGGCCCGCTACGGCCGCATCGTGATCCTGTGCGACGCCGACGTGGACGGCAGCCACATCCGCTGCCTGCTGCTGACGCTGATCCACGCCTACATGCGGCCGCTGCTGACCGAGGGCCGGGTGTACGCCGCGCAACCGCCGCTGTACACCACCCGGGTCGGCAAGGAGACCCACCGGGCCTTCAGCGACGCCGAGCGAGACGCCATCGGCGCCCGGCTGGCCAAGGGACGCCGCGGCGGGCTCGAGTCGATCCGCTGGCAGCGCTTCAAGGGGCTCGGCGAGATGAACACCGACGAGCTAGCGCACTGCGCCCTGGACCCGGCCACCCGCACGCTGCGGCGCATCACCGTGGCCGACGCCGCCGAGGCCCGCAAGCTGCTGGAGGTGCTGATGGGCTCCGACGTGGCGCAGCGCCGCGACTACATCGGCCGCCACAGCAGCCTGGTGGACCCCGCCACGCTGGACATCTGA
- a CDS encoding Rieske 2Fe-2S domain-containing protein — MDDTRPAGLAARYYTDPEIFDRELQSVFAPSWHLVGHRSQVAAPGQLITATVGDESVIVANDAGAVRAFYNVCQHRGHELVAVEADTVDSITCPYHAWSYSLGGRLLHARGEDVGELCVPPVRVEALAGFLYVNLDPGAASLAETAPGLEAGLLALAPDAGERLLTSRRTRRIAANWKLAVENYNECYHCPNAHKSFTTGVIDPGSYRIAPREFLIHHTAQGPAPERAAWSRPA, encoded by the coding sequence ATGGACGACACCCGGCCGGCGGGCCTGGCGGCCCGCTACTACACCGACCCGGAGATCTTCGACCGGGAGCTTCAGAGCGTCTTCGCCCCCTCCTGGCATCTCGTGGGGCACCGGTCACAGGTGGCGGCGCCGGGGCAGCTGATCACCGCCACCGTCGGCGACGAGAGCGTGATCGTGGCGAACGACGCCGGGGCGGTGCGCGCCTTCTACAACGTCTGCCAGCACCGCGGCCACGAACTCGTCGCCGTCGAGGCGGACACCGTCGACAGCATCACCTGTCCGTATCACGCCTGGTCCTACAGCCTCGGCGGGCGGCTGTTGCACGCCCGGGGCGAGGACGTGGGCGAGTTGTGCGTGCCGCCGGTGCGGGTGGAAGCCCTCGCCGGGTTCCTGTACGTGAACCTCGACCCCGGCGCGGCGTCGCTGGCGGAGACGGCGCCCGGCCTGGAGGCCGGCCTGCTGGCGCTGGCCCCCGACGCCGGCGAGAGGCTGCTGACGTCCCGGCGCACCCGGCGGATCGCCGCCAACTGGAAGCTGGCGGTGGAGAACTACAACGAGTGCTACCACTGCCCCAACGCGCACAAGTCGTTCACGACGGGGGTGATCGACCCCGGCAGCTACCGCATCGCTCCGCGGGAGTTCCTCATCCACCACACGGCGCAGGGACCGGCGCCGGAGCGGGCGGCCTGGTCCCGCCCGGCCTGA
- a CDS encoding nitroreductase/quinone reductase family protein, which yields MPPRWFVRLAWRIHSDLYRLTRRRKGLRPPRPDQYGLMHLTAIGRRSGRERPVMLAYVEDGPNLVTLAMNGWDPAEPAWWLNLQATPEAHVALVDGERDVVARVATDEERQRLWQRWAEVNKKLDAFAERRPNGTAVVVLEPAKAPA from the coding sequence ATGCCACCGCGTTGGTTCGTTCGCCTTGCTTGGCGGATTCATAGTGATCTGTACCGCCTCACGAGAAGGAGGAAGGGCCTCCGTCCACCAAGGCCTGATCAGTATGGCTTGATGCATTTGACAGCGATTGGGCGCCGCTCGGGGCGCGAACGACCGGTGATGCTCGCCTATGTCGAGGATGGCCCGAACCTGGTCACCCTCGCCATGAACGGCTGGGACCCCGCTGAGCCGGCGTGGTGGCTGAACCTCCAGGCCACCCCCGAGGCCCACGTCGCGCTGGTCGACGGCGAACGTGACGTGGTCGCACGGGTGGCGACGGACGAGGAGCGACAACGCCTCTGGCAACGATGGGCCGAGGTGAACAAGAAGCTCGACGCATTCGCTGAGCGCCGTCCGAACGGGACCGCCGTCGTCGTCCTGGAGCCCGCCAAGGCGCCCGCCTAG
- a CDS encoding Fic family protein gives MATARPRWPTGPRTLFFDDVASRTTLSKAVGDGRIRRLAPRIYSADLVSAESEIIRANWPLLCSHLMPGAVIVDRSAATSGVVFDGSLTVAAETSRKIIELPGLEIRIRSGTPHPSDSPWTHGLVMSSPARTLVDNLEPSRSRGGRPSRTLTMTELEDWVARKYITWGPERTDRLRAQARDLAATTERAHHIDTIDALFDQLTGIEPVRSRAGELFTAVTAGQGWDGRRIRLFAQVADTLSRLSSPAVPDWLAECDPPGELPFYESYFSNHIEGTTFTVEAARRIVETGIPPAERPADGHDILGTYRCVVDPVGRAATSTDPDELIGNLVTRHQEIMRGRPDKCPGIWKTENNRVGSYDFVDKSLVEGTLRKGLEHLGDLPEGFARALYLMIVVTEVHPFEDGNGRVARVMMNAELSAAAAARIVIPSVYRNEYLASLRRISTTDGDLTAYVRVMTHAWRWSAAMPWNDTAATEGQLLATNALLDSTDAEVRGIRLELP, from the coding sequence ATGGCGACCGCTCGTCCGCGATGGCCGACAGGCCCTCGTACCCTGTTCTTCGACGACGTCGCTTCGCGGACCACTCTGTCCAAGGCGGTCGGCGACGGTCGGATCCGTCGCCTCGCCCCCCGGATCTACAGCGCAGACCTCGTCTCCGCAGAGTCCGAGATCATCCGGGCCAACTGGCCGTTGCTCTGCAGCCATCTGATGCCAGGGGCGGTCATCGTGGATCGCTCGGCGGCGACCTCCGGGGTGGTCTTCGACGGGAGCCTGACCGTTGCCGCCGAAACCAGCCGGAAGATCATCGAGCTGCCCGGCCTCGAGATCCGGATCCGGTCAGGAACACCGCACCCGTCGGATTCGCCGTGGACCCACGGCCTCGTCATGTCGAGCCCCGCTCGCACTCTCGTCGACAACCTGGAGCCCAGTCGGAGCCGCGGCGGGCGACCCTCGCGCACGCTGACGATGACCGAACTGGAGGACTGGGTGGCCCGCAAGTACATCACATGGGGCCCCGAACGCACCGACCGCCTCCGTGCACAAGCCCGCGACCTGGCGGCCACGACGGAACGCGCTCACCACATCGACACCATCGATGCTCTGTTCGATCAACTCACCGGGATCGAACCGGTGCGATCCAGGGCCGGCGAACTGTTCACGGCCGTCACGGCCGGTCAAGGATGGGACGGGCGGCGCATCCGCTTGTTCGCACAAGTAGCCGACACTCTCTCCCGACTCTCATCCCCTGCCGTGCCGGATTGGCTCGCCGAATGCGATCCGCCAGGCGAGCTGCCGTTCTACGAGAGCTACTTCTCCAACCACATCGAGGGAACCACCTTCACCGTTGAGGCGGCGCGCCGCATAGTCGAGACCGGAATCCCGCCGGCAGAGCGACCGGCGGACGGCCACGACATCCTCGGTACGTACCGCTGCGTCGTCGACCCCGTCGGACGAGCGGCAACGTCGACCGACCCCGACGAACTCATCGGCAATCTGGTCACGCGCCATCAGGAGATCATGCGGGGTCGACCCGACAAATGTCCGGGGATCTGGAAGACCGAGAACAACCGCGTCGGCTCCTACGACTTCGTCGACAAGAGTCTCGTCGAAGGCACGCTTCGCAAAGGCCTCGAACATCTGGGCGATCTGCCCGAAGGGTTCGCGAGAGCTCTCTACCTGATGATCGTCGTCACGGAGGTCCACCCCTTCGAGGACGGCAACGGCCGTGTGGCACGCGTCATGATGAATGCGGAGCTATCGGCCGCAGCCGCCGCCCGGATCGTCATACCGAGCGTCTACCGGAACGAGTACCTCGCCAGTCTGCGGCGCATCTCCACTACGGACGGCGATCTCACTGCATACGTCCGAGTCATGACCCACGCATGGCGGTGGTCGGCTGCGATGCCATGGAACGACACGGCTGCAACGGAGGGCCAACTCCTCGCCACCAATGCGCTGCTCGACTCGACCGACGCAGAGGTCAGAGGCATCCGGCTCGAACTCCCGTAG